TTTTGGCTATGATCTAGAGGGCGCGTCCTCAAAGCTGATGATGCTGGACTCAGGGTGCTGAACGCCACCCGAAGACAATGCTCCACCACCCTGTGAGGATGCGGAGGGGAGGGAAGCGCCGATAGGTCCGCTGGGTATTCTCGGTAAAGATGACGAGGAGTCCCGTCCAGATGGGAGGAGGGGCTGTGTGTCGGTTCGGACCTCGTCTTCCTCATCGTCTTCCTCGTCATCCATGCTGGGCCAAGCGGACTGGTCCTCGACCCGCTTTAGACGTTCATTCAGAGCTTTCAAGGCTAGTTGTCTGAGAGGAGAAAACAAAGGTTCGACTTTTGAATTGTGTTTGCAAAAGTAGCTTTCCAGACATTTTGGTTAGCTTAAAACCTTTTCTGAAAGTTTCCAActcgactcacctcctcctttctGCATCCTGTGGGTCTGTGCCCGGCAGGCTGATGGTGATGGAGGAGGGCGCCCCTACATCGTATCTCTTTACCATCTTCCTGCACACCTTTATCTTCACCAGGGCTGCATGGACGAGCCCGGCCAACAGTCCCACAGCCGGCTGCACTGCCTCTGGGAAGAAACTTGCAAAGGCAAAGTGGTCCGACATGTCCCCGCGGCCCCGGCTGTGTCGCTGGTAGAAGCGCAGGTACACCCAGCCAGACAAGGCGCCATAGCTGTATGCAGCCAGGGGTGCACAGCTGCTGAGCAGCCCAGACAGGCGCAGTAAGGCCAGGAGCAGGAGGACCAAGGCTGGAGCAGCTTTCAGTCTCACCTGTGATGGGAGGAGAAAAGATACGTTACTTTCATACAGAAATACAATGTTTAAAACTACCGACAGAGCTAAACTTCCTACATTAGCAAATAAGGAAATTAGAAAGAAGTAAAGAATTTCATGTGAATTCACAGAAACACTCGACTTTGTGAAACGTTGGTACATTTGCACAGATTAAAGAAATCCAAACCGACCAAAAggacaagatcgcagatacaagcagtcGAAATGACTTTTTCCGCcatgtggctgggctcagccttagggatggggtgaggagctcggacattcgggagggactcagagtagagccactgcttctCCAGATAAGGTGGTTTGGGCCTCTTGTTGGagtgcctccccagggaggtgtttcaggcatgtcctaccggcaggaggccccctggtcgacccaggacacgttggagaaagtacatctctgaactggcccgggaacgccttggggtcctgctggaggagctggtggaggggtggccggggagaggacgctcTGGAactcctagttgggatgctgcctccgcgacccggaTAGGCAGAAGACGACGAAACGAGGCCAAATAAACCAACAACGCTAAAGTAACAACCAGTTTTTTAGTGAATTAAGAAATAACTGATGCTCTTAAAAATACTGGAAAAGCACCTAAAATCTAAAGATTTTGTCTTAAAGTcaccttttttttattttgaagacAATTGAGATTTTGGACCGCCTTAATCTGGTTGGAAAGAAGATAATTGTTTATGTTATTTATGATTTATTTGAGACAAAAAAAGACCTAAAGGCAACACATTAACCACCTATACAAACAAGTTGGTCTAAGACTGAGCCTATGCCCGTCGTCTGGCAAGCACTGCGTTTAAAATGCTGGAAACCGATGCTGGCGATGAAGCAAAGACTAGAGGAGGTTTTTTAAGTTGCTATCAGCATTTGCAAAAACAAAGACACTGACTTTCACCAAGAGAAACACACTGGCATTTGGATTGTTAAATTATATACATAAAAAATCCCTACTATCTTTCAGAAAAGGTAGCACATCATCAAcaggcataaacacacacacacaaggtagtTTTAACTCGTATGAGcttcagaaaacaaacaaaagaaaacctGTGAAATGAGCTtggaaaaatatataaaacataaaaataaaagcacatcCAACAGCTCAACTACTGACCT
The sequence above is a segment of the Nothobranchius furzeri strain GRZ-AD chromosome 15, NfurGRZ-RIMD1, whole genome shotgun sequence genome. Coding sequences within it:
- the tmem115 gene encoding transmembrane protein 115, which gives rise to MNRYLPVARQHFLAALASTSVVVKSISAVVVLLYLLSWAVETSYALGVTPGYLFPPNFWVWTLVTHGLVEQHAWGVAANVGTVMACGRLLEPLWGALELLIFFAVVNVSAGLLAGLSYLLTYVATFDLDFLFAVRIYGSAGFLGGVLVALKQTMGDTTVLRVPQVRLKAAPALVLLLLALLRLSGLLSSCAPLAAYSYGALSGWVYLRFYQRHSRGRGDMSDHFAFASFFPEAVQPAVGLLAGLVHAALVKIKVCRKMVKRYDVGAPSSITISLPGTDPQDAERRRQLALKALNERLKRVEDQSAWPSMDDEEDDEEDEVRTDTQPLLPSGRDSSSSLPRIPSGPIGASLPSASSQGGGALSSGGVQHPESSIISFEDAPSRS